The Planctomycetota bacterium genomic sequence GCCGTCGGGCTTGGGGAAGTAGTTGATGAGCGAGGCATCGAGCAGGTGCCACTTGCCGTCCCACAGGACCTCGGGCACGACGTGGCCCTGGATCGTCCAGCCTCGAGCCTCGAGGCCCGCCGCGCGGGCGAGCGATTGCACGTGCGACGCCGCGTTGCCGCACATCGAGTAGCCGTAGACGTTGAACATCTTGATCGCGTCCAGCACCATGTCCTCCATCTGGAGGTACTCGACGGGCGGCGCGTCCTGGTGCTGGAAGCGCACGACCGATTCCCAGGCGGCCAGGGCCTTGTCGCGGTCGCTCAGAGTGTCGCGTAGGAACGACTTCCTCCAGGCGTCGAGGCTCGAGACGTCCTCCACTTTGTCCGAGAGCACCTTCACGTGGCTCACGATGCCGACGGCCTTCGGCGCGTCGCCGGCCGCCGCGGCCGCGCACGCCGCCGCGAACGAGTTCAGGGCCAGCATCCATACGAAGCGCCTGCGCAGCAACATGGTCTGCTCCTTTGTTCCGGGCCAATCGAGCGCACATTATAGAGCGTCCCGCGGCGGCTTTCCAATGGCGCCGTTCGGTCGGATGTGGTGGCCCGGCTTGCAGACGCCGCAGTGGCGGGCTATCATGCGAGGCGTTGTCGCACGCACCGGGATACCCTGGAGCCCTCCGCATGGACGCAAGACAGGCGATGCTGACGGTCCTGCTCGCCGCTATGTTAGGAGCACCAGCCATGGGAGCTTCGTCGCTCGACGACCTGCTGCGGTTGCGCGACGGGCGCAGCCGGCGGGTGTCGTCCACCGCCAAGCTGCCGGATGGACGCCCCGACCCGAACAGCAATGCCGATAACGTCACTGTGCCGCCGGGCCGGACACACGTCCTGGCCGACCTGAAAGGGCCGGGCATCGTGACGCACCTCTGGATGACCTTCCTCGGCCCCGAGCCACACCCCTGGGCACCCGACGGCGCGGCCAACCACCGCGAAATGGTGCTTCGCGTCTTCTGGGACGGCCGCAAGGAGCCCGCCGTCGAAGCGCCCGTAGGCGACTTCTTCGCCGCGCCGTTCGGCCAGCGGATGGCGGTGAACAGCCTGCCCGTGGCCATCGAGGGCGGCGCATCCTACAACTGCTTCTGGCCCATGCCCTTCGCAAAGTCGGCCCGCATCGAGGTCGAGAACGACGGCGACAAGGCCATCGCACTCCTCTACCACAATGTGGACTGGGTTCAGAAGGAGAGCCTGCCGCCGGACACCCCCTACTTCCACGCCCAGTACCGCCAGGACTATCCGCTGAAGGAGGGCGGCGGCGACTACCTCATCCTCGAGACCGAGGGCCGCGGCCACTACGTGGGCACCGTGCTCGGCGTGCGCTCGCGCAGCCCAGGCTGGTTCGGCGAGGGCGACGAGAAAATCGCCATTGACGACGACGCGGAGCCGACCGTGTGGGGCACGGGCACCGAGGACTACTTCCTGTGCGCCTGGGGGCTGCGGACGTGCAGCTTCCCCTATTTCGGCGTGCCCTACACCGACGGAGGCCACGTGCTGGGCGGCAGAACCTGCGCCTACCGCTGGCACATTGCCGACCCCATCGTGTTCCAGAAGAAAATCCGCGTCGCCATCGAGCGGATGGGCTGGATCTCGGTGGACGAGAACCCGAAGCGCGAGAGCACGAGCTGGAACGAGCGGCAGGACGACTACTCGAGCGTGGCCTTCTGGTATCAACTGGGCGAGCCCAGGCGGTTCGCCAAGGTGCCGCCCTGCGCCGAGCGACGCCTGCCCGAGATTGACATCGTGGTCCACGGCCGCAGCTTCACCGATGCGAAGTACCACGGGGCAGGCGGGGCGATTGTTCAGAAGGGCGGTTGGTGGACCGACTACGCGCAGCTCCTCTACCAGCCGCCGTCGGCGAAAGACGCCTGGGTCGAGATTCCCTTCGAGGCCAAGCGCCGCGAGCCGAGGCGACTCGTCCTCAAGCTCACCACCTCGTACGACTTCGGCATCTACGAGGCCTACCTCGACGGCGTGAGGATCGGGGAGCGGCTCGACCTCTACAGTTCCGACATCCAGGTGCGCGAGTTCCCGCTGCTCGATCTGTGGCTCGACGCCGGCCCGCACAAGCTGCGGCTGGTCTGCGTCGGCAAGCGCGACGTCTCGACCGGCTACTGGCTCGGCCTCGACTCGCTGCGCCTGCGCGAGCGCCGCCCGCGCGTCGAACGCTACGGTCACGACAAGGAGGCCGACTGGCGGAAGAACCTCGTGCTGTACTGAGGGAGGCGTCTTTTCAATAGGACTCATTCGGACTCATGGGACTCACCGATGCGCACACGCAGCCGATGACCGGGATCATCGACTTCCACACCCACGCCTTCCCCGACGGGCTGGCCGAACGGGCCATTGCCACGCTCGAGGCCCAGCCGGGCAACGCCAAGGCCGTGCTCAACGGCACGATCGGCGCGCTCCTGCGTTCGATGGACGAGGCGGGCATCGCCGCCTCCGTCGTCGCCTGCATCGCCACCAAGCCCGAGCAGTTCCCCTCGATCCTCAAGTGGTGCAAGGCCATTGCCTCCGACCGCATCGTCCCGTTCCCCTCGTTCCACCCCTTCGACCCCGAGGCCCTGGCCCGCATAGACGCCGTCCGCGAAGCGGGGCTGAAGGGCATCAAGCTCCACCCCTACTACCAGGGCTTCGAGATGGATGACCCGCGCCTGCTGCCGATCTACGAGCGGCTCCAGGACAGCGGCCTCCTCCACCTGAGCCACACGGGTTTCGACACCGCCTTCCCCCGCATCCGCAAGTGCGACGCCGTGCGTGTGCTGCGCCTGCTCGACCGCTTTCCGCGCCTCCGCCTTGTCACCTCGCACATGGGCGGCTGGATGGACTGGGCCGAGAGCCGCAAGCACCTCGTCGGCCGGCCCATCTACATGGAAATCTCGTACTCGATGGAGTTCATGGCCGACGCGGAGGCCCGCGAGATCCTCCTCAGCCATCCGAAGGAGTACCTCCTGTTCGGCACCGACTCACCCTGGTCGGGCCAGAAGGCCGCGGTCGAGCGCGTCCTGAGCCTCGGCCTCGGCCCCGAGCGCGAGGCCGCGCTGCTGTGGGAGAACGCTCGGCGGCTCTTGGAGTGAACTGCATGCCCAAACGGAGGAAGCCGCGCGTCAGTCGCCTGTGGCGTGGGGTCAAGGCGGCTCAGCCTGGCGACCCCATGAAGCGCATGATGCAGGAGCACGAAGACGTGCTCCAAAACATCGAGTTCGTCCTCGTCGCGGCCCACCGCGCTGACTACGGCGTGGACGATCATGTCGCGATCGAGGCCCTGCACGCCGCGATCAAGGGCCTGTCTCCCTCTGACCCGCGGGCGCAGCGGCTGGTCAAGCGCCTCGCGGAAATGCGCGCGGAGAGGGCCGACATCGGGGACAAGGTGTGGCGGGACGCCTTGAGCGTGGTGTTGCACTCGGCCAGACGCCACTCAGA encodes the following:
- a CDS encoding DUF2961 domain-containing protein; this translates as MGASSLDDLLRLRDGRSRRVSSTAKLPDGRPDPNSNADNVTVPPGRTHVLADLKGPGIVTHLWMTFLGPEPHPWAPDGAANHREMVLRVFWDGRKEPAVEAPVGDFFAAPFGQRMAVNSLPVAIEGGASYNCFWPMPFAKSARIEVENDGDKAIALLYHNVDWVQKESLPPDTPYFHAQYRQDYPLKEGGGDYLILETEGRGHYVGTVLGVRSRSPGWFGEGDEKIAIDDDAEPTVWGTGTEDYFLCAWGLRTCSFPYFGVPYTDGGHVLGGRTCAYRWHIADPIVFQKKIRVAIERMGWISVDENPKRESTSWNERQDDYSSVAFWYQLGEPRRFAKVPPCAERRLPEIDIVVHGRSFTDAKYHGAGGAIVQKGGWWTDYAQLLYQPPSAKDAWVEIPFEAKRREPRRLVLKLTTSYDFGIYEAYLDGVRIGERLDLYSSDIQVREFPLLDLWLDAGPHKLRLVCVGKRDVSTGYWLGLDSLRLRERRPRVERYGHDKEADWRKNLVLY
- a CDS encoding amidohydrolase family protein, which codes for MGLTDAHTQPMTGIIDFHTHAFPDGLAERAIATLEAQPGNAKAVLNGTIGALLRSMDEAGIAASVVACIATKPEQFPSILKWCKAIASDRIVPFPSFHPFDPEALARIDAVREAGLKGIKLHPYYQGFEMDDPRLLPIYERLQDSGLLHLSHTGFDTAFPRIRKCDAVRVLRLLDRFPRLRLVTSHMGGWMDWAESRKHLVGRPIYMEISYSMEFMADAEAREILLSHPKEYLLFGTDSPWSGQKAAVERVLSLGLGPEREAALLWENARRLLE